The proteins below are encoded in one region of Pan paniscus chromosome 4, NHGRI_mPanPan1-v2.0_pri, whole genome shotgun sequence:
- the MSANTD5 gene encoding putative uncharacterized protein MSANTD5, with the protein MEQENAAQGSEKPSVQSVKPWSDQEIRSFLQEWEFLEREVYRVKKKYHIVSKAIAQRLKQRGINKSWKECLQMLISLQDLYFTIQEANQRPRCQPLPCPYGEALHRILGYRWKISVFSGPPCADVVNLAPPEHLPQAYGVPIVFQEPMWAPTPVIYVENPQVPGWEPWNMNGHVPYMYPALPPAAPGPLTQWAISTD; encoded by the exons atggagcaggaaaATGCAGCCCAGGGATCAGAAAAGCCCTCAG TCCAGTCAGTTAAACCTTGGAGTGACCAGGAAATCCGGAGTTTCCTGCAAGAATGGGAATTTCTCGAACGTGAGGTGTACAGGGTGAAGAAGAAGTATCACATAGTATCAAAAGCAATTGCTCAGCGTCTCAAGCAGAGGGGTATCAACAAGAGCTGGAAGGAATGTCTCCAGATGCTAATAAGCTTGCAGGACTTATACTTCACTATTCAGGAGGCCAACCAGAGGCCAAGGTGCCAACCCTTGCCATGTCCTTATGGCGAGGCCCTGCACAGGATTCTGGGGTACAGATGGAAGATCAGCGTCTTCTCAG GTCCTCCCTGTGCAGATGTGGTTAACCTCGCACCTCCCGAGCACCTGCCCCAGGCCTATGGCGTTCCCATAGTCTTCCAGGAGCCGATGTGGGCCCCAACACCTGTGATCTATGTGGAAAATCCTCAGGTACCCGGATGGGAGCCCTGGAACATGAATGGTCATGTTCCATATATGTATCCTGCTTTGCCCCCGGCAGCCCCAGGCCCCCTGACACAGTGGGCCATCTCTACTGACTGA